From Tiliqua scincoides isolate rTilSci1 chromosome 2, rTilSci1.hap2, whole genome shotgun sequence, the proteins below share one genomic window:
- the SMIM32 gene encoding small integral membrane protein 32: protein MYGGLLNSTSATDPHLIIQTNTPYIGSTQRPVSSSAFYMSTARVLKEGEINKPDLVTYIVLFFFLLLAVTIIVLFINCQLKNSFFATLPYDRSLREARSPWKSQAV from the coding sequence ATGTATGGGGGATTGCTAAATTCAACCAGTGCGACTGACCCTCACCTAATCATTCAGACCAACACTCCCTACATTGGGAGCACCCAGAGACCTGTCAGCTCCTCTGCCTTTTACATGTCAACAGCCCGAGTGTTAAAGGAAGGCGAGATCAATAAGCCCGACCTGGTGACTTACATTGTGCTTTTCTTCTTTCTGCTCCTTGCTGTGACAATTATTGTACTTTTTATTAACTGCCAACTGAAAAATTCCTTTTTTGCCACGCTACCTTATGACAGATCACTACGAGAAGCTAGGAGCCCATGGAAATCACAAGCTGTCTAA